A stretch of the Verrucomicrobiia bacterium genome encodes the following:
- the ppdK gene encoding pyruvate, phosphate dikinase translates to MAKATKYVYSFGNKKADGDGSMKPLLGGKGANLAEMTRIGLPVPPGFTITTEVCTYYYQHKRTYPKELQGQMEAGVANMEKIMGTKFGATSSMPLLVAVRSGARDSMPGMMDTILNLGLNDQSVVALEKATGNARFAWDCYRRFIQMYGDVVLGVQKREGEDHEPFEVVIHTFKHEKYHEDVEDSKLSAEDQQELVKRFKDLVKERTGRQFPNDPWDQLRGAAGAVFGSWMNDRAIVYRRKYNIPTEWGTAVNVQAMVFGNTGDNSGSGVAFTRNPANGTNEFYGEFLINAQGEDVVAGVRTPEPVIKLKDHMPKAYEELLKVRAILEKHFKDVQDVEFTIQDGKLFMLQTRNGKRTAMAALKFSMDMVKEKLIDWETAIMRNPADQLDQLLAPVFDLVDVKKAKAIATGLPAGPGAASGKVYLNADRAAAAAERGEKVLLVRNETSPEDLRGMIAAEGILTAKGGVSSHAALVARQMGKVCVCGASALEIDYAAKTVKASDQTFKEGDFMSIDGTSGTVYGGQLKTAPSEIITGLLQGDTTAQNTEKFKSFLTLMKWCSKVTRLQVRTNADTPEQTENALAFGATGIGLTRTEHMFFEGDRIDAMREMILAENSEDRKKALAKLLPYQREDFTGIFKALKGFPATIRFLDPPLHEFVPHEAKAQADLAKKLGVSADKIAKRVNALHEFNPMLGHRGCRLGIAYPEITEMQARAVFEAAADVIKQKIKVKPEVMIPLVGFKKELDLQVEIVHRVAKEVMAEKKVKFDYLVGTMIEVPRGALTADEIAQTAQFFSFGTNDLTQTALGISRDDMGSFLMPYVENEIFKKNPFATLDQVGVGQLMKIAVEKGNSSRPGIKLGICGEHGGDPESVKFCHRIGLNYVSCSPYRVPVARLAAAQAAIEDKRKAASKPAKKK, encoded by the coding sequence ATGGCTAAAGCAACGAAATACGTTTACTCGTTCGGCAACAAGAAGGCTGATGGCGACGGCTCAATGAAACCTCTGCTGGGCGGCAAGGGGGCGAACCTCGCGGAAATGACGCGGATCGGTTTGCCTGTTCCTCCAGGCTTCACGATCACCACCGAAGTCTGCACGTACTATTACCAGCACAAGCGGACGTACCCGAAGGAACTCCAGGGACAAATGGAGGCGGGAGTTGCGAACATGGAGAAGATCATGGGCACGAAGTTTGGCGCCACCAGCAGCATGCCGCTCCTCGTTGCCGTCCGCTCGGGCGCGCGTGATTCGATGCCCGGCATGATGGACACGATTTTGAATCTCGGGTTGAACGACCAGTCCGTGGTCGCGCTCGAGAAAGCTACGGGTAACGCGCGTTTTGCCTGGGATTGTTACCGCCGCTTCATCCAGATGTACGGCGACGTCGTCCTCGGGGTGCAGAAGCGCGAGGGCGAGGATCACGAACCGTTTGAAGTCGTGATTCACACGTTTAAGCACGAAAAATATCACGAGGATGTCGAAGACTCGAAGCTTTCGGCCGAAGACCAGCAGGAACTCGTCAAGCGCTTCAAGGATCTCGTCAAGGAACGCACAGGCCGGCAATTCCCCAACGATCCCTGGGACCAGTTGCGCGGAGCGGCAGGCGCCGTGTTTGGATCGTGGATGAACGACCGTGCCATCGTGTATCGCCGCAAATACAACATCCCGACCGAATGGGGAACCGCTGTGAATGTTCAGGCGATGGTGTTCGGCAACACCGGTGACAACTCGGGTTCGGGTGTTGCATTCACGCGCAATCCTGCAAATGGAACAAACGAGTTTTACGGAGAATTCCTGATTAACGCGCAGGGCGAGGACGTTGTCGCCGGCGTGCGGACTCCTGAGCCTGTGATCAAGCTCAAGGATCACATGCCGAAGGCGTACGAGGAATTGCTCAAAGTGCGCGCGATCCTTGAAAAACATTTCAAGGATGTGCAGGACGTTGAGTTCACGATCCAGGATGGCAAGCTGTTCATGCTCCAGACCCGTAACGGAAAGCGCACCGCGATGGCCGCGCTGAAGTTCTCGATGGACATGGTCAAGGAGAAGCTCATCGATTGGGAAACTGCGATCATGCGCAACCCGGCCGATCAGCTCGACCAGTTGCTGGCTCCTGTATTCGACCTCGTTGATGTGAAGAAAGCCAAAGCGATCGCGACGGGTCTTCCTGCCGGTCCTGGCGCAGCGTCAGGCAAAGTTTACCTCAATGCTGATCGCGCTGCTGCAGCGGCGGAACGTGGCGAGAAGGTTCTCCTGGTCCGCAACGAGACTTCCCCCGAAGACTTGCGGGGAATGATTGCGGCCGAAGGCATCCTCACTGCAAAAGGCGGCGTCAGTTCGCACGCGGCACTCGTCGCCCGTCAGATGGGCAAAGTCTGCGTCTGCGGCGCGAGCGCATTGGAAATTGATTACGCCGCCAAGACCGTCAAGGCTTCGGACCAGACGTTCAAGGAAGGCGACTTCATGTCCATCGATGGCACGAGCGGCACGGTTTACGGCGGCCAGTTGAAGACTGCTCCTTCGGAAATCATCACGGGCCTCCTTCAGGGCGACACCACAGCGCAGAACACTGAGAAGTTCAAGAGCTTCCTGACGTTGATGAAATGGTGCTCGAAGGTCACACGCCTGCAGGTCCGCACGAACGCGGACACCCCGGAGCAGACCGAGAACGCGCTCGCGTTCGGCGCCACGGGCATCGGGCTCACCCGCACGGAACACATGTTCTTCGAAGGTGATCGCATCGATGCGATGCGTGAAATGATCCTTGCGGAGAATTCCGAGGATCGCAAAAAGGCGCTCGCGAAATTGCTGCCGTATCAGCGCGAGGACTTCACTGGAATCTTCAAGGCACTCAAAGGATTTCCCGCAACCATTCGCTTCCTTGATCCGCCGTTGCATGAGTTCGTGCCGCACGAAGCAAAGGCGCAGGCGGACCTTGCCAAGAAGCTCGGTGTCTCAGCCGACAAGATCGCCAAGCGCGTCAATGCCCTGCACGAGTTCAATCCGATGCTCGGACATCGAGGATGCCGCCTCGGCATTGCGTATCCCGAAATCACCGAGATGCAGGCCCGCGCGGTATTCGAGGCGGCTGCGGACGTCATCAAGCAGAAGATCAAGGTGAAGCCTGAAGTGATGATTCCGCTCGTGGGTTTCAAGAAGGAATTGGACCTGCAGGTGGAGATCGTCCATCGCGTCGCGAAGGAAGTCATGGCCGAGAAGAAGGTCAAGTTTGATTACCTCGTGGGCACGATGATTGAAGTGCCGCGCGGCGCCCTCACGGCTGACGAAATCGCGCAAACCGCGCAGTTTTTCAGTTTCGGAACCAACGACCTCACGCAGACGGCGCTCGGAATCAGCCGCGACGACATGGGTTCATTCCTCATGCCTTACGTCGAGAACGAGATATTCAAGAAGAATCCGTTCGCAACCCTGGATCAGGTCGGTGTCGGCCAGTTGATGAAGATCGCCGTGGAAAAAGGCAACTCCAGCCGTCCTGGAATCAAGCTGGGAATTTGCGGCGAACACGGAGGTGATCCTGAATCCGTGAAGTTCTGTCATCGAATTGGATTGAACTACGTGAGCTGCTCGCCCTATCGCGTGCCAGTTGCGCGCCTTGCTGCAGCACAGGCTGCGATCGAGGACAAACGCAAGGCGGCTTCCAAGCCTGCGAAGAAGAAGTAA
- a CDS encoding YlbF family regulator — translation MIHILPRSLAEHSFAFNSLLCLLKALTRHGNCPVSGFNMQTTQETLITQKTKELCQAILDQPETRAARQAIETFISDEKSRTQYESLMSKGQALQQKQQKSQQLNPDEISAFESDREALLNNPVARGFLDAQQELHEIHETVNQFVSKTLELGRMPVESDFEEGSCGHGCGCEHGEGEHDHDHDHGHGHHHHH, via the coding sequence GTGATTCATATCCTGCCGCGGAGTCTTGCAGAACATTCGTTTGCGTTCAATAGTCTGCTGTGTTTACTTAAGGCGCTGACCCGCCATGGCAACTGCCCCGTGTCAGGATTTAATATGCAAACAACTCAAGAAACACTGATCACGCAGAAGACCAAAGAACTTTGCCAGGCCATTCTGGACCAGCCCGAGACGCGGGCCGCGCGCCAGGCGATCGAGACCTTCATTTCTGACGAGAAATCGCGCACGCAGTACGAAAGCCTGATGTCCAAGGGCCAGGCGCTGCAGCAGAAGCAGCAAAAGTCCCAGCAGCTTAATCCCGACGAAATTTCAGCCTTCGAGAGTGATCGGGAAGCATTGCTGAACAACCCCGTTGCCCGCGGATTCCTCGACGCACAGCAGGAACTGCACGAGATCCACGAAACTGTAAACCAGTTCGTCAGCAAAACGCTGGAGCTCGGCCGTATGCCTGTGGAATCGGATTTCGAAGAAGGCAGTTGCGGTCACGGCTGCGGCTGTGAACATGGTGAAGGTGAACACGATCACGATCACGACCACGGACACGGTCATCACCATCATCACTGA
- a CDS encoding ABC transporter permease, whose product MKRIFDIGHTDARLFLKHKGSWIWLFVVPLAFVYFMGFAARGPGRPWNHTPPVLVENDDTNYMSAILMDEMGSQKMWLLSPTNTEAAARVIRIPASFTDNVEKLEPTKLQFLQRNDSGEADTMLIEARLVRSLIALNGHLLEAATLSNGPVSEAALRTVMTRPDPVTLDARFAGRKPTPTGFNFSLPGNLVMYLMMNLLIFGGTTIAAERRNGVIRRMMVHPVRKLELLSGKIYGLMLLGAVQIAVFLLLGKLVFKVNLGANLPAVTVTLFMFAWVAASLGVLVGSLSVAEDRITGLCVLAALLMAAIGGCWWPLELGSPTLRTFALFTPTGWALKALHQLISFGSGFSAVWMPLGVLAAFGAAASLLAARFFRS is encoded by the coding sequence ATGAAGCGCATTTTCGACATCGGCCACACGGACGCCCGTTTATTTTTGAAACACAAGGGCTCGTGGATATGGCTGTTCGTTGTGCCGCTGGCGTTTGTTTATTTCATGGGCTTCGCGGCGAGAGGGCCCGGCCGCCCGTGGAATCACACGCCTCCCGTGCTCGTTGAGAATGACGACACAAACTACATGAGCGCCATTCTCATGGACGAAATGGGTTCACAGAAAATGTGGCTGCTCAGCCCGACGAATACGGAAGCTGCTGCGCGGGTCATTCGCATTCCGGCCAGCTTCACGGACAATGTCGAGAAACTCGAACCCACGAAGCTGCAATTTCTTCAAAGGAATGATTCAGGCGAGGCGGACACGATGCTGATTGAGGCCAGGCTCGTTCGTTCATTGATCGCATTGAACGGACACCTTCTCGAAGCTGCCACGCTTTCGAACGGGCCGGTCTCCGAGGCAGCCCTGCGCACAGTCATGACGCGGCCGGATCCAGTGACGCTGGACGCGCGGTTCGCTGGACGAAAGCCCACGCCCACAGGCTTCAACTTCTCGCTGCCTGGGAATCTTGTGATGTATCTGATGATGAACCTTCTGATCTTTGGCGGGACAACGATCGCGGCAGAGCGGCGCAACGGGGTCATTCGACGGATGATGGTGCATCCTGTTCGGAAGCTCGAACTGCTCAGCGGGAAAATCTACGGGTTGATGCTGCTGGGCGCGGTGCAAATCGCGGTGTTCCTTTTGCTTGGAAAACTGGTGTTCAAGGTGAACCTGGGTGCGAACCTTCCCGCGGTAACGGTTACGCTTTTCATGTTCGCGTGGGTGGCTGCGTCGCTCGGCGTGCTGGTCGGATCGTTGAGTGTTGCGGAGGATCGGATCACCGGCTTGTGCGTGCTTGCGGCGCTGTTGATGGCGGCGATCGGCGGATGCTGGTGGCCGCTGGAACTGGGTTCTCCGACACTGAGAACGTTTGCGCTGTTCACGCCTACGGGTTGGGCACTCAAGGCACTGCATCAGCTCATCAGCTTCGGCAGCGGGTTTTCCGCGGTCTGGATGCCGCTGGGTGTGCTTGCGGCGTTTGGCGCCGCTGCCAGCCTGCTTGCGGCCCGATTTTTTCGCAGCTGA
- a CDS encoding ABC transporter permease, with protein MLHVLLAKDLRRAWRNPLPWLVNLIIPVAITALIGLAFGGRPSEQALGKVRFAIVDEDQSLLSEFLRGAMQNREASEHFEPVFMTRSNAVRVINQNSLSAVVIIPTNFMKRYLSGESPLSLELIKNPAESVHPAVIEEMLGIGVAALNAISRNLNSEFPEWRRALDGKMDFRHVSQLVERAGEKLEKAGKFIDPPLVSYAKEEDALRVDGTQNGAETNAVASAGKPKEKTRRNDAANIFGFLLIGMAGMFLLFQGSTAMVDLHREVRQRTFARYQTLNKQYWPFIAGKVSFALAVLLICSGVMFLGGGWAFGIHWRQPSALFALVVAYSAFTAALFALLTALIPDERSAGALNTVVGMVLAIAGGCAFPLQQMPAFLRDHISPLLPTHWFVQAARGLQFNDPVPLGVVVLKLAITGAVLIAAAAFVFRRQFSRGGQ; from the coding sequence ATGCTCCACGTTCTCCTAGCCAAGGATCTCCGTCGCGCCTGGCGCAATCCGTTGCCCTGGCTGGTCAACCTGATCATTCCCGTTGCGATCACGGCGCTCATCGGCCTGGCATTTGGCGGCCGGCCGTCAGAGCAGGCCCTTGGAAAAGTGCGGTTCGCGATCGTGGATGAGGATCAATCGTTGTTGAGCGAGTTCCTTCGCGGGGCGATGCAGAACCGTGAGGCGAGCGAGCATTTCGAACCCGTGTTCATGACACGCAGCAATGCAGTCCGCGTCATCAACCAGAACAGCCTTAGCGCCGTCGTGATCATTCCGACGAACTTCATGAAGCGATATCTCTCGGGAGAATCGCCCTTAAGTCTCGAGCTGATCAAGAACCCCGCTGAATCAGTTCACCCTGCAGTGATCGAGGAAATGCTGGGCATTGGCGTCGCAGCCCTGAACGCAATTTCGCGCAATTTGAATTCCGAGTTTCCGGAATGGCGGCGGGCTTTGGATGGGAAAATGGATTTTCGGCACGTTTCGCAATTGGTCGAACGAGCAGGGGAGAAGCTGGAAAAGGCCGGGAAATTCATCGATCCGCCTCTCGTCAGTTACGCCAAGGAAGAAGATGCGCTGCGAGTGGATGGAACGCAGAACGGCGCTGAAACGAACGCAGTGGCATCCGCCGGGAAACCGAAGGAAAAAACCAGGCGCAATGACGCGGCCAACATCTTCGGGTTTCTGTTGATCGGGATGGCTGGGATGTTCCTGCTTTTCCAGGGAAGCACAGCGATGGTTGACCTGCATCGTGAAGTTCGCCAGCGCACCTTTGCGCGGTATCAAACGCTCAATAAACAGTACTGGCCGTTCATCGCAGGCAAGGTTTCTTTTGCGCTGGCCGTGCTCCTCATTTGCAGTGGTGTGATGTTCCTGGGCGGGGGCTGGGCATTTGGGATCCATTGGCGCCAGCCGTCCGCGTTGTTTGCACTGGTGGTGGCCTACTCTGCGTTCACCGCGGCGCTGTTTGCCCTGCTGACTGCGCTGATTCCGGACGAGCGCAGCGCTGGCGCATTGAACACGGTCGTGGGAATGGTGCTCGCCATTGCGGGTGGTTGTGCATTTCCGCTTCAACAAATGCCGGCCTTTCTCCGTGATCACATCAGCCCGTTGCTGCCGACGCACTGGTTCGTGCAGGCGGCGCGGGGATTGCAGTTCAATGATCCTGTTCCGCTCGGTGTCGTCGTCCTTAAACTGGCCATCACGGGCGCAGTGCTCATTGCGGCTGCGGCTTTTGTTTTTCGCCGGCAATTCAGCAGGGGCGGGCAATGA
- a CDS encoding ABC transporter ATP-binding protein, translating to MNTLKVERLSQAYGSIRAVDSVSFEVRAGEIYGLLGPNGAGKTTTISMISGLLKPDSGDVLVAGSPFSANPQAAKRIMGVVPQELAVYEEMNGRENLEFWGRMAGLSRAEAKTRASELLEALALADRSKDLVKTYSGGMKRRINLGCALLHRPKLLLLDEPTVGIDPQARLSILEFIRRLRNDGTAVLYTTHYLEEAETLCQRIGIIDQGRLLAEGTLPELQDRLGGDRVFVLEADLDGTGPEHWNGFEERFRVIQKNERQLVVAARGARDPSECLKDLLGLPVRAENVTLKRPTLNDVFLQLTGRDLRE from the coding sequence ATGAACACGCTGAAGGTGGAGCGGTTATCCCAAGCATACGGCAGCATTCGCGCCGTGGATTCCGTCAGCTTTGAAGTGCGCGCGGGTGAGATCTATGGCTTGCTCGGACCGAACGGCGCGGGAAAAACGACGACCATCTCCATGATTTCCGGTCTCCTCAAACCCGATTCCGGCGATGTTCTTGTGGCGGGCTCGCCTTTCTCCGCCAATCCACAGGCAGCAAAGCGGATCATGGGCGTCGTGCCGCAGGAGCTTGCCGTCTACGAGGAGATGAACGGACGCGAGAATCTTGAGTTCTGGGGCCGCATGGCCGGCCTGAGCCGGGCCGAGGCGAAAACGCGCGCGAGTGAACTCCTGGAGGCGCTGGCATTGGCGGATCGCTCGAAAGATCTCGTGAAAACGTATTCGGGCGGGATGAAACGTCGCATCAATCTCGGTTGTGCCCTGTTGCATCGTCCGAAACTTTTGTTACTGGATGAACCCACGGTTGGCATTGATCCCCAAGCCCGCCTCAGCATTCTCGAGTTCATCCGCCGCCTCCGCAACGACGGCACCGCCGTGCTCTACACGACGCATTATCTCGAAGAGGCCGAAACGCTTTGCCAGCGCATCGGGATCATTGACCAGGGGCGGCTTCTTGCCGAGGGGACATTGCCTGAGTTGCAGGATCGGCTGGGCGGGGATCGGGTCTTTGTGCTTGAAGCGGATTTAGACGGCACAGGTCCCGAACACTGGAATGGATTCGAAGAACGGTTCCGTGTAATTCAGAAGAATGAGCGGCAGCTCGTCGTCGCGGCCCGAGGCGCGCGCGATCCATCGGAATGTTTGAAGGATTTGCTGGGTCTGCCTGTTCGCGCCGAAAACGTAACGCTCAAGCGTCCGACGTTGAACGATGTCTTCCTTCAACTCACGGGGCGCGATCTTCGCGAATAA
- a CDS encoding type II toxin-antitoxin system HicA family toxin: MERVRQRGSHVIMQRWIENSTITVPVPNHKELKIGTLRSIIRQSQLSLSAFSG; the protein is encoded by the coding sequence ATGGAGAGAGTGCGGCAGCGAGGCAGTCACGTGATCATGCAACGGTGGATTGAGAATTCGACCATCACTGTTCCAGTGCCAAACCACAAGGAACTGAAGATTGGCACATTGCGCTCGATCATTCGTCAAAGTCAGCTATCACTCTCCGCATTTAGTGGTTGA
- a CDS encoding type II toxin-antitoxin system HicB family antitoxin encodes MTKTLTAVLIREDNGFVALCPEIDVASQGDSVEQAKANLREAVELFFECASAEEVRDRLASESYVSSLEVSVA; translated from the coding sequence ATGACAAAAACGCTCACGGCAGTTCTGATTCGGGAGGACAACGGGTTTGTTGCACTGTGTCCAGAGATCGACGTGGCCAGTCAGGGCGATTCCGTGGAGCAGGCCAAGGCGAATCTTCGAGAGGCCGTAGAGTTGTTCTTTGAGTGCGCCTCGGCGGAAGAAGTACGCGACCGGCTTGCTTCGGAATCGTACGTCTCCTCTTTGGAGGTCAGCGTTGCCTAA